From one Populus alba chromosome 17, ASM523922v2, whole genome shotgun sequence genomic stretch:
- the LOC118038558 gene encoding probable fructokinase-4, producing the protein MASNGVNDKSLIVSFGEMLIDFVPTVSGVSLAEAPGFVKAPGGAPANVAIAVARLGGKAAFVGKLGDDEFGNMLAGILKENGVIATGINFDTGARTALAFVTLRADGEREFMFYRNPSADMLLRPEELNLELIRSAKVFHYGSISLIVEPCRSAHLQAMKVAKDAGALLSYDPNLRLPLWPSEEEAREQILSIWDEADVVKVSDNELEFLTGSDKVDDETAMSLWRPNFKLLLVTLGEKGCNYYTKNFHGSVEAFHVDTVDTTGAGDAFVGALLCKIVDDQSVLEDEPRLREILRFANACGAITTTKKGAIPALPTPADALKLVNEGK; encoded by the exons ATGGCTTCCAATGGAGTGAACGACAAGTCACTGATCGTCAGCTTCGGGGAGATGCTGATAGACTTCGTCCCGACGGTCTCTGGCGTCTCCCTCGCTGAAGCTCCGGGGTTTGTGAAGGCACCGGGTGGTGCTCCGGCGAACGTGGCGATAGCGGTGGCGAGGCTGGGAGGAAAGGCGGCATTTGTTGGAAAACTTGGTGATGATGAGTTCGGCAACATGCTCGCCGGAATTTTGAAGGAAAACGGCGTGATCGCTACAGGGATAAATTTTGACACAGGTGCTAGGACTGCTCTCGCGTTTGTTACTCTACGCGCTGATGGAGAGCGTGAGTTTATGTTTTATAGAAATCCAAGTGCTGATATGCTACTAAGGCCAGAAGAGTTAAATCTTGAGTTAATTAGATCT GCTAAGGTTTTCCACTATGGATCAATAAGTTTGATTGTGGAGCCATGCAGATCAGCACATTTACAGGCAATGAAGGTGGCGAAGGATGCAGGTGCATTGCTTTCGTATGACCCAAATCTGAGGCTGCCATTGTGGCCATCAGAAGAGGAGGCGCGTGAGCAGATATTGAGCATCTGGGACGAGGCAGATGTGGTCAAAGTCAGTGATAATGAGCTTGAGTTCCTCACTGGAAGTGACAAAGTTGATGATGAAACTGCCATGTCACTTTGGCGTCCTAACTTTAAGTTGCTCTTGGTCACCCTCGGTGAAAAGGGTTGCAATTATTACACCAAG AATTTCCATGGATCAGTTGAGGCTTTCCATGTGGACACCGTTGATACCACAGGTGCTGGTGATGCATTTGTTGGTGCTCTCCTTTGCAAGATTGTTGATGACCAATCTGTGCTTGAG GACGAGCCAAGGTTGAGAGAGATACTTAGATTTGCAAATGCTTGTGGAGCCATTACAACCACCAAAAAGGGAGCAATCCCTGCTCTTCCTACTCCGGCCGATGCCCTCAAACTGGTGAACGAAGGAaaataa